The following are encoded together in the Equus quagga isolate Etosha38 chromosome 1, UCLA_HA_Equagga_1.0, whole genome shotgun sequence genome:
- the LOC124236994 gene encoding keratin, type II cytoskeletal 5-like encodes MTQRSSVTIKSGGTRNFSASSASLLSGCRPSFSSFSVSQGGKSFGGGFGGSFGTRSLHNLGGSKRISVSGSYRSSRAGFGGAGYGLGLGGTGYRAGGACSGFGFGSGMMSGAGGIQEVTVNQSLLTPLHLEIDPSLQRVRKEEREQIKTLNNKFASFIDKVRFLEQQNKVLETKWSLLQEQKTTRANIEPMFEAYISNLRRQLEGLGGERGRLETELKSMQDVVEDFKNKYEEEINRRTAAENEFVVLKKDVDAAYMNKVELEAKVDALMDEINFLRAFYDAELAQLQAQISETSVVLSMDNNRKLDLDSIIAEVKAQYEDIANRSRAEAESWYQIKYEELQQSAGRHGDDLRTTKMEISELNRMIQRLRSEIDNLKKQCATLQAAISDAEQRGELALKDAKHKLTELEDALQKAKQDMARQLREYQELMNVKLALDIEIATYRKLLEGEECRLTGEGVGPVNISVVSSSGGTGYSGGGGLCVGGSGYSAGFSSTSGRSMGGSTSSMRIISKTSTKRSYRS; translated from the exons ATGACCCAACGGTCCTCTGTCACCATCAAGTCCGGGGGCACCCGGAACTTCAGCGCTTCCTCAGCCAGCCTCCTCTCAGGCTGCCGGCCCAGCTTCAGCTCTTTCTCCGTGTCCCAGGGCGGGAAGAGCTTCGGAGGTGGCTTCGGGGGCAGCTTCGGGACCAGGAGCCTCCACAACCTTGGGGGTAGCAAGAGAATCTCCGTCAGCGGGAGCTACCGCTCCAGCCGTGCCGGCTTTGGTGGAGCTGGCTATGGGCTGGGTCTTGGGGGCACAGGGTACCGAGCCGGGGGAGCCTGCAGTGGGTTTGGATTTGGAAGTGGGATGATGTCTGGCGCTGGGGGCATCCAGGAGGTCACCGTCAACCAGAGCCTCCTGACCCCCCTCCACCTGGAGATCGACCCGTCTCTCCAACGGGTGCGGAAGGAGGAGCGGGAGCAGATCAAGACTCTCAACAACAAGTTCGCCTCCTTTATCGACAAG GTGCGGTTCCTGGAGCAGCAGAACAAGGTCCTGGAGACCAAATGGAGCCTCCTGCAGGAGCAAAAGACCACCAGGGCCAACATCGAGCCCATGTTTGAAGCCTACATCAGCAACCTGAGGCGGCAGCTGGAGGGGCTGGGCGGAGAGCGGGGGAGGCTCGAGACGGAGCTGAAGAGCATGCAGGACGTGGTGGAGGACTTCAAGAACAA GTACGAAGAAGAGATCAACAGGCGCACAGCGGCCGAGAACGAGTTCGTGGTGCTCAAGAAG GACGTGGACGCCGCCTATATGAACAAGGTGGAGCTGGAGGCCAAGGTGGACGCCCTAATGGACGAGATCAACTTCCTGAGGGCTTTCTATGACGCG GAGCTGGCTCAGCTTCAGGCCCAGATCTCCGAGACCTCCGTGGTCCTCTCCATGGACAACAACCGCAAGCTGGACCTGGACAGCATCATCGCCGAGGTCAAAGCCCAGTACGAGGACATTGCCAATCGCAGCCGGGCGGAGGCTGAGTCCTGGTACCAGATCAAG TACGAGGAGCTGCAGCAGTCCGCTGGTCGGCACGGGGACGACCTCCGCACCACCAAGATGGAGATCTCCGAGCTGAACCGGATGATACAGAGGCTGCGTTCTGAGATCGATAACCTGAAGAAGCAG TGTGCCACGCTCCAGGCCGCCATCAGTGATGCCGAGCAGCGTGGGGAGCTGGCCCTCAAGGACGCCAAGCACAAGCTGACCGAGCTGGAGGACGCCCTGCAGAAGGCCAAGCAGGACATGGCGCGGCAACTGCGCGAGTACCAGGAGCTCATGAACGTCAAGCTGGCCCTGGACATCGAGATTGCCACCTACCGCAAGCTGCTGGAGGGCGAGGAGTGCAG ACTCACTGGGGAAGGCGTCGGACCCGTGAACATCT CCGTGGTCTCCTCCTCGGGGGGCACAGGCTACAGCGGGGGCGGCGGCCTCTGTGTGGGCGGGAGCGGCTACAGCGCTGGCTTCAGCTCCACCAGCGGCCGCAGCATGGGCGGCAGCACCTCCAGCATGCGCATCATCTCCAAGACTTCGACCAAGAGGAGTTACAGGAGCTAA